Genomic segment of Mycobacteriales bacterium:
ACCCCGGCCGGGTCGAAGCTGCGGTCGAAGGCCCGGGCGGCTACGTCGCGAAGCCATGGCTCCTCCAACGGGAAGCCGGGCGAGCCGATGACCCGGTAGGTGAGCACGGCCCGCTCGACCGCTTCGGCTCGGGTGGTCGGCGGCGGGGCCAGCAGGGCCGCCATCGCCTCCGGGGTCGGCGCTCCGATCGCGGGGCTCGGGGTCGACATGATGGAGGTGAGCGACCGGACCTTGTCCGGGTGCCCGGCGGCGAGCGCCTGGGCGATCATCCCGCCCATCGAGGCCCCCACGACATGCGCCGCCGGGATGCCCAGTGCCTCGAGCAACCCGGCGGCGTCGTCCGCCATGTCCTCGACCGTGTAGGTCGCGACCGATCGGGGATCGGCGAGCAGCGTCTCGAGGTCGGGCGCGCCGGCCGCGTGCAGGTGGGTGGACAGACCGCAGTCACGATTGTCGAACCGGACGACGCGAAAGCCGCGAGCGGCCAGGTCGGCGCAGAAGTCGTCGTGCCAGGCGAGCATCTGCGTGCCCAGCCCCATGACGAGCAGCAACGGTCGGTCCTCGGCAGCACCGAACGTTTCGTAGGCGATCTCGACGCCGTTTGCTGAGACGGTTCGCGGTTTCACGCCGACGGTCATATCACGCCTTGCGCTATCCTGGTGTCACGGCCCAGCCAGTGGCCGTCCGGTCGCGGTTCCAGCACCGGTTCCCGATTGCTCCGCCACAGGGCGGACCTCAGACATCGGCGTCTTCCATGGAGTGCCCTTCGGGAGCACCCGGCAGACGCCAGGAAAGGACGGCGTCATGGATATCGACGACTACGGCCCCTGGGACGACTGACCGGGCTGCGCGGGCACCTGGAAGACCTCGTGGTCAGCCTCGGCGGCCGTGCGCAGAGCATCCAAGATCAGCAGCTCGAACACGAGACCGATCAGCCCGCTCGTCTGGTAGCTCGCGAACACGAAGATCTGCGTGAGCAGGACGGTGACTAGCACCGAGCGGAACAGCACCCGCAGCGCGCCGGCCCGGTTGCCGCGGAGCAGCCGCACCGCGCCGAACGTCGTGTACGCGGCGCTGAGTCCGGTGCAGAGCCCGGCCCCCCAGTCGGTGACGGTGGAGCCGGCGCTCCGGCCGGCGTGCGGCTGGAAGAGAACCAGCGCGAGCTCGGTCAGGATCCCGGCGA
This window contains:
- a CDS encoding alpha/beta fold hydrolase, yielding MTVGVKPRTVSANGVEIAYETFGAAEDRPLLLVMGLGTQMLAWHDDFCADLAARGFRVVRFDNRDCGLSTHLHAAGAPDLETLLADPRSVATYTVEDMADDAAGLLEALGIPAAHVVGASMGGMIAQALAAGHPDKVRSLTSIMSTPSPAIGAPTPEAMAALLAPPPTTRAEAVERAVLTYRVIGSPGFPLEEPWLRDVAARAFDRSFDPAGVVRQLAAIQASGDRTEALRAIAVPTLVVHGDADPLVQPDGGRATAAAIPGAELIVIPGMGHNLPREIWPDLVARIVKTADAGDARSG